The Streptomyces albofaciens JCM 4342 genome has a segment encoding these proteins:
- a CDS encoding VOC family protein: MACRISELVIDCAGPERLAAFWSGVLGYVELGREDDGSIEIGPPGTGFGGPRPTLVLSPSSDPRPGKLRLRIAVTATDRDLDAELKRLLALGARPADDGRTGTGRRPRVLTDPEGNEFRFLRARSRPTP; this comes from the coding sequence ATGGCATGCCGCATCAGCGAGCTGGTCATCGACTGCGCCGGGCCCGAGCGGCTCGCCGCGTTCTGGAGCGGCGTCCTCGGCTACGTGGAACTGGGCCGGGAGGACGACGGCAGCATCGAGATCGGCCCGCCCGGCACCGGCTTCGGCGGCCCGCGCCCCACTCTCGTCCTCAGCCCCAGCAGCGACCCGAGGCCCGGGAAGCTCCGCCTGCGCATCGCCGTCACCGCCACCGACCGGGACCTGGACGCCGAGCTGAAGCGGCTGCTCGCGCTCGGCGCCAGGCCCGCCGACGACGGCCGGACCGGCACCGGGCGGCGCCCGCGTGTCCTGACCGACCCGGAGGGCAATGAATTCCGCTTTCTGCGTGCCCGGAGTCGGCCGACTCCGTAA
- a CDS encoding class I SAM-dependent methyltransferase encodes MPDIVNTEQAQAWNGPEGVHWARNQDRWNAVNAGFNGPLLDAARIAGDSRVLDLGCGSGQTTRLAALRAPRGHATGLDLSGPMLAEARARAGREGVANVSFLQGDAQTYGFEPGAFDAAISRYGVMFYADPVAAFGNVGRALRPGGRLAFVCPADAALNEWVAAMAALRDIVPVGDFGRPGLPGMFSLAAPDRIREVLTAAGFTGVTVRQAEAYGEWGHGAADAADFVLGTGPGRHLMEQVGPSARTRALRTLTDHLRAHEAADGTVRLLSTSWLVTADRPAVP; translated from the coding sequence GTGCCGGACATCGTCAACACCGAGCAGGCGCAGGCCTGGAACGGTCCCGAAGGGGTCCACTGGGCCCGCAACCAGGACCGCTGGAACGCCGTGAACGCAGGCTTCAACGGTCCGCTCCTCGACGCCGCGCGGATCGCCGGGGACAGCCGGGTCCTGGACCTCGGCTGCGGCTCCGGCCAGACCACGCGCCTCGCCGCGCTCAGGGCACCGCGGGGGCACGCGACGGGTCTCGACCTGTCCGGCCCGATGCTGGCCGAGGCGCGGGCCCGCGCCGGGCGGGAAGGCGTCGCCAACGTTTCGTTCCTGCAAGGTGACGCGCAGACGTACGGCTTCGAGCCCGGCGCGTTCGACGCGGCGATCAGCCGCTACGGGGTGATGTTCTACGCCGATCCCGTGGCGGCCTTCGGCAACGTCGGCCGGGCGCTGCGGCCCGGCGGCCGCCTGGCGTTCGTCTGCCCGGCCGACGCCGCGCTCAACGAATGGGTGGCGGCCATGGCGGCGCTGCGCGACATCGTGCCGGTCGGTGACTTCGGGCGGCCGGGGCTGCCCGGCATGTTCTCCCTGGCCGCCCCGGACCGTATCCGCGAAGTCCTCACCGCGGCCGGATTCACCGGCGTCACCGTCCGGCAGGCGGAGGCGTACGGGGAGTGGGGCCACGGGGCCGCCGACGCGGCGGACTTCGTGCTGGGCACCGGGCCCGGCCGCCATCTGATGGAGCAGGTCGGCCCGTCCGCGCGCACCCGGGCCCTCCGCACCCTGACGGACCATCTGCGGGCCCACGAGGCGGCGGACGGCACCGTACGGCTGCTCAGCACGTCGTGGCTGGTCACGGCGGACCGCCCGGCGGTCCCGTGA
- a CDS encoding DUF742 domain-containing protein, translating into MGVRRRRRAGREIPWLDDEAGRLVRPYTVSNGRTRPTAHFDLLTMVIATGKRPVTCQGPDYAQVLGLCGGPMSVAEIAAHIRLPAVVTKVLLADLVDCGALAARAPVPVGVCGPDSPNRTDRALLEAVLHGLRKRL; encoded by the coding sequence ATGGGCGTACGGCGCCGCCGCAGAGCGGGCCGCGAGATCCCGTGGCTGGACGACGAGGCCGGCCGCCTGGTCCGCCCGTACACGGTCAGCAACGGCCGGACCCGGCCGACCGCGCACTTCGACCTGCTGACCATGGTCATAGCCACCGGCAAACGGCCCGTCACCTGCCAGGGCCCCGACTACGCGCAGGTGCTCGGGCTGTGCGGCGGCCCGATGTCGGTCGCCGAGATCGCCGCGCACATACGCCTGCCCGCCGTGGTCACCAAGGTCCTGCTCGCCGACCTCGTCGACTGCGGGGCGCTCGCCGCCCGCGCGCCCGTCCCGGTGGGCGTCTGCGGGCCGGACTCCCCGAACCGTACCGACCGAGCGCTGCTGGAGGCGGTGTTGCATGGACTACGCAAACGGCTTTGA
- a CDS encoding cytochrome P450, translating to MQETLQELEISRACPYSPNAQHIAFQQHGRPVKVSLATLAPGAPVWAVSNHADIRTMLNDPRFSADRQKQGFPFQVDGQPGNFRRTMISMDGTEHREARRAVTGEFTLKRMKALQPRIQQIVDDCIDTMLAGPKPADLVSALALPVPSLVICEQLGVPYEGHAFFQTRSHMLLLRGASAAERLRALDELIAFLGDLISEKEAEPTDDLLGRQIVKLREAGTYRHEDLARMAFLLLVAGHETTANMISLGTMALLDRPEDADALRADPSRIPAAVEELLRYFTIAEFIPTRVATEDVELGGSLIKAGDVLVALCNVANRDPSVFPDGDALDLRRGARHQLAFGFGAHQCLGQNLARMELEIVYSTLLRRIPTLRSAIPTGDLPFKHDADIYGIHEFPVTW from the coding sequence TTGCAAGAAACCCTGCAAGAACTGGAGATTTCCCGCGCCTGCCCCTACTCCCCGAATGCGCAGCACATCGCGTTCCAGCAGCACGGCCGCCCCGTCAAGGTCAGCCTGGCGACCTTGGCGCCGGGGGCGCCGGTCTGGGCGGTGAGCAACCACGCCGATATCCGCACCATGCTCAACGACCCCCGCTTCAGCGCCGACCGGCAGAAGCAGGGCTTTCCGTTCCAGGTCGACGGGCAGCCGGGCAACTTCCGCCGGACGATGATTTCCATGGACGGGACGGAACACCGCGAAGCCCGCCGTGCCGTGACCGGTGAGTTCACCCTGAAACGCATGAAGGCCCTCCAGCCACGGATCCAGCAGATCGTGGACGACTGCATCGACACGATGCTGGCCGGTCCCAAACCGGCCGACCTGGTCAGCGCGCTCGCGCTCCCCGTACCCTCGCTGGTCATCTGCGAGCAGCTCGGCGTGCCCTACGAAGGCCACGCGTTCTTCCAGACCCGGTCCCACATGCTGTTGCTGCGCGGCGCTTCGGCGGCGGAACGGCTGCGCGCGCTGGACGAACTCATCGCATTCCTCGGCGACCTCATCAGCGAGAAGGAGGCCGAGCCGACCGACGACCTCCTCGGGCGCCAGATCGTGAAACTGCGCGAGGCGGGGACGTACCGGCACGAAGACCTGGCGCGCATGGCCTTCCTGCTGCTGGTCGCCGGACACGAGACCACCGCGAACATGATTTCGCTCGGCACCATGGCCCTGCTCGACCGCCCCGAGGACGCGGACGCCCTGCGCGCGGATCCGAGCAGGATTCCGGCCGCGGTGGAAGAACTCCTGCGGTACTTCACCATCGCCGAGTTCATTCCCACACGCGTGGCGACCGAGGACGTGGAGCTGGGCGGCAGCCTGATCAAAGCAGGCGATGTCCTCGTGGCGCTGTGCAACGTGGCCAACCGCGACCCCTCGGTGTTCCCCGACGGCGACGCACTGGACCTGCGACGCGGAGCCCGCCACCAACTGGCGTTCGGCTTCGGGGCCCACCAGTGCCTGGGGCAGAACCTCGCCAGGATGGAGCTGGAAATCGTCTATTCGACGCTGCTGCGGCGTATACCGACCCTGCGCTCCGCGATACCGACCGGCGATCTGCCGTTCAAGCACGACGCGGACATCTACGGTATCCACGAATTCCCGGTCACCTGGTGA
- a CDS encoding sensor histidine kinase produces MPAAFPQGTPAVQETQGSPGSPQRAESVPAGPRRREREGGRHGRAAFPETAADSAIRARLVRLAAVPCLLVAATCSAATAFVVRVGGAELAGRDWVVLLGAGAVVCAVVTVAGTAANNEARAAVARHARLREVCARGQHDLHDLLDRIRQGEWLPRCEREPAAAPPPAGDALDLLAHEVAEAGRAAEAAVLEGVAIARGNASGNEQKVEVFVNLARRLQSLVHREIELLDELENQVEDPDLLKGIFHVDHLATRIRRHAENLAVLGGAISRRQWSRPVSMTEVLRSSIAEVEQYPRIKLVPPIEGTLRGHAVADVIHLLAELVENATVYSSPQTSVLLRAQLVTAGLAVEVEDRGLGMSLDEQTRMNGLLADPDHVDVAELLSDGRIGLFVVSSLARRHGIVVRLQGNIYGGVQAVLVVPKGLLGPETAQGQGDEPFADAGDIDLTVPEPRSLPGADAASRYRSGFDGDGADDDPHGPRRRLVRAAHGAPVGPSAEGAYPDIVYGDGVWPSATDTPHTGTRAVHAGAAPADGPHPTGAHRAPDPLTGAHPLTGVEPHPDPHHPAPHHPAPHTAADPGPVLMPPAPPAADDGARPSLPRRRKQEHLVPQLRGDPILPSAGRRDGKPEPEHDPGLMAAFRRGISLADESYGSPADHDGYDRYRAGTEAGHDRTDPRRGDDRDHGE; encoded by the coding sequence ATGCCTGCTGCATTCCCCCAGGGGACTCCTGCCGTCCAGGAGACCCAGGGTTCCCCGGGCTCCCCCCAGAGGGCGGAGTCCGTGCCGGCGGGCCCCCGGCGCCGGGAGCGGGAGGGCGGGCGGCACGGCCGGGCCGCGTTCCCGGAGACGGCCGCCGACTCGGCGATACGGGCCCGCCTGGTGCGGCTCGCCGCCGTGCCCTGCCTCCTGGTCGCCGCCACCTGTTCGGCCGCCACGGCCTTCGTCGTACGGGTCGGCGGTGCCGAGCTGGCCGGCCGCGACTGGGTCGTCCTGCTCGGCGCCGGCGCCGTGGTGTGCGCCGTCGTCACGGTCGCCGGCACCGCGGCCAACAACGAGGCACGCGCCGCCGTCGCCCGCCACGCGCGCCTGCGCGAGGTCTGCGCCCGCGGACAGCACGACCTCCACGACCTGCTGGACCGGATCCGCCAGGGCGAGTGGCTGCCGCGGTGCGAGCGCGAACCGGCCGCCGCGCCGCCGCCCGCCGGTGACGCCCTCGACCTGCTCGCCCACGAGGTGGCCGAGGCGGGCCGGGCGGCCGAGGCGGCGGTCCTGGAGGGGGTGGCCATCGCCCGCGGCAACGCCAGCGGCAACGAGCAGAAGGTCGAGGTCTTCGTGAACCTCGCCCGGCGCCTGCAGTCCCTGGTCCACCGCGAGATCGAGCTGCTGGACGAGCTGGAGAACCAGGTCGAGGACCCCGACCTGCTCAAGGGCATCTTCCACGTCGACCACCTCGCCACCCGCATCCGCCGGCACGCCGAGAACCTCGCCGTCCTCGGCGGCGCCATCTCCCGCCGCCAGTGGAGCCGCCCGGTCAGCATGACCGAGGTGCTGCGCTCCTCGATCGCCGAGGTCGAGCAGTACCCGCGGATCAAGCTGGTGCCGCCCATCGAGGGCACGCTGCGCGGCCACGCCGTCGCCGACGTCATCCACCTGCTCGCCGAACTCGTCGAGAACGCCACCGTCTACTCCTCGCCCCAGACGAGCGTCCTGCTGCGCGCCCAGCTGGTCACCGCCGGCCTCGCCGTCGAGGTCGAGGACCGTGGCCTGGGCATGTCCCTGGACGAGCAGACCCGGATGAACGGACTGCTCGCCGACCCCGACCACGTCGACGTGGCCGAGCTGCTGAGCGACGGGCGCATCGGGCTCTTCGTCGTCTCCTCGCTCGCGCGGCGGCACGGCATCGTGGTCCGTTTGCAGGGCAACATCTACGGCGGCGTGCAGGCCGTTCTCGTCGTGCCGAAGGGCCTGCTCGGCCCGGAGACCGCGCAGGGGCAGGGCGACGAGCCGTTCGCGGACGCCGGGGACATCGACCTGACGGTCCCGGAGCCGCGCTCCCTCCCCGGCGCCGACGCGGCGTCCCGGTACCGGAGCGGGTTCGACGGCGACGGCGCCGACGACGACCCGCACGGACCGCGCCGGCGGCTCGTCCGTGCCGCGCACGGTGCGCCGGTGGGCCCGTCCGCCGAAGGCGCGTACCCGGACATCGTGTACGGCGACGGAGTGTGGCCCAGCGCCACCGACACCCCGCACACCGGCACCCGCGCCGTGCACGCCGGCGCGGCACCGGCCGACGGGCCGCACCCGACCGGCGCGCACCGTGCCCCCGACCCCCTCACCGGCGCGCACCCCCTCACCGGCGTCGAGCCGCACCCGGACCCGCACCACCCCGCCCCGCACCACCCCGCCCCGCACACCGCGGCCGACCCGGGCCCGGTCCTCATGCCGCCCGCCCCGCCCGCCGCGGACGACGGCGCCCGCCCCAGCCTGCCGCGCCGCCGCAAGCAGGAGCACCTGGTGCCCCAGCTGCGCGGCGACCCGATCCTGCCGTCCGCTGGACGCCGCGACGGCAAGCCCGAACCCGAGCACGACCCCGGTCTGATGGCCGCGTTCCGCCGCGGCATCAGCCTCGCCGACGAAAGCTACGGCAGTCCCGCCGACCACGACGGTTACGACCGTTACCGGGCCGGTACCGAAGCCGGCCACGACAGGACCGACCCCCGCCGAGGAGACGACCGCGACCATGGTGAGTGA
- the asnB gene encoding asparagine synthase (glutamine-hydrolyzing): MCGITGWVDFERDMRGARDVLRGMADTMACRGPDAQGYWTGPHAGLGHRRLAVIDIEGGVQPMTAEHDGRTLAAVTYSGEVYNYRELRAELRALGHRFRTESDTEVVLHAYLQWGAGMVDKLNGMFAFGLWDARSEELVLVRDRIGIKPLYYFPTERGLLFGSEAKAILAHPEVRPVVDQDGLRELVACVKTPEHAIFHGMYELRPGHLLRFGRTGLRTQRYWALEAREHTDDLDTTVRTVRELLEDIVERQLIADVPLCTLLSGGLDSSVVTALAARSLAARGAGPVRSFAVDFADNERDFTANVVHSSPDAPFAAEMAGHVAADHTNLVISLEELTDPHIRALVPKAYDSPAAMLGDGYASLYLLFRAIRERSTVALSGEASDELFGGYGWFHAPELRDAKTFPWVAAGYDLVPMLAGLIDPGLIADLDIGGYRAQRYSEALAEVPVLPGESPEERRIREVSYLSITRFVPLLLDRKDRMSMAVGLEVRVPFCDHRLVDYTFNVPWPMKFFDGKEKSLLRAATRDLLPRSIVERKKSAYPISHDPRYDAALRAEFEKLAADSNAPVHSLIDHGGVRRQDGDGWPYRIGLEFVVQLNSWLENHELKL; the protein is encoded by the coding sequence ATGTGCGGCATAACGGGCTGGGTGGATTTCGAGCGTGATATGCGCGGCGCGCGGGACGTGCTGCGCGGCATGGCCGACACGATGGCCTGTCGGGGCCCGGACGCGCAGGGGTACTGGACGGGCCCCCATGCGGGCCTGGGCCACCGGCGTCTTGCGGTGATCGACATCGAGGGCGGTGTCCAGCCGATGACCGCCGAGCACGACGGCCGCACGCTGGCGGCCGTCACGTACAGCGGAGAGGTGTACAACTACCGCGAGCTGCGCGCGGAGCTGCGGGCGCTCGGGCACCGGTTCCGCACCGAAAGCGATACCGAAGTCGTCCTGCACGCCTATCTGCAATGGGGTGCGGGCATGGTGGACAAGCTGAACGGCATGTTCGCCTTCGGTCTCTGGGACGCGCGCAGCGAGGAACTGGTGCTCGTCCGCGACCGCATCGGCATCAAGCCGCTGTACTACTTCCCGACGGAGCGCGGGCTGCTGTTCGGCTCGGAGGCCAAAGCGATACTCGCCCACCCCGAGGTGCGCCCGGTCGTGGACCAGGACGGGCTGCGCGAACTGGTGGCCTGCGTGAAAACGCCGGAGCACGCGATCTTCCACGGCATGTACGAGCTGCGCCCCGGCCATCTGCTCCGCTTCGGCCGCACGGGACTGCGTACCCAGCGGTACTGGGCACTTGAGGCGCGCGAACACACCGACGACCTGGACACCACCGTACGGACGGTGCGCGAACTGCTCGAAGACATCGTCGAGCGCCAGCTCATCGCCGACGTCCCGCTGTGCACCCTGCTCTCCGGCGGGCTGGATTCCAGCGTGGTGACCGCGCTCGCCGCCCGTTCGCTCGCCGCCCGCGGCGCCGGTCCGGTCCGCTCGTTCGCCGTCGACTTCGCCGACAACGAACGGGACTTCACCGCGAACGTGGTCCACAGTTCCCCGGACGCTCCCTTCGCCGCGGAAATGGCCGGCCACGTGGCCGCCGACCACACCAATCTGGTGATTTCCCTGGAGGAACTCACCGATCCGCACATCCGCGCCCTGGTGCCGAAGGCATACGATTCGCCCGCCGCGATGCTCGGTGACGGCTACGCCTCGCTGTACCTGCTGTTCCGGGCGATCCGCGAACGGTCGACGGTGGCCCTGTCCGGCGAGGCGTCCGACGAACTGTTCGGGGGCTACGGGTGGTTCCACGCTCCCGAATTGCGCGACGCGAAGACGTTCCCCTGGGTGGCCGCCGGATACGACCTGGTCCCCATGCTGGCCGGACTGATCGACCCGGGACTGATCGCCGATCTGGACATCGGGGGATACCGTGCCCAGCGCTATTCCGAAGCGCTGGCGGAGGTACCGGTGCTGCCCGGCGAAAGCCCGGAGGAGCGGCGGATCCGGGAGGTGAGCTATCTCAGCATCACCCGTTTCGTGCCCCTGCTGCTCGACCGGAAGGACCGGATGAGCATGGCCGTCGGCCTGGAAGTGCGGGTGCCGTTCTGCGACCACCGGCTCGTCGATTACACCTTCAACGTGCCGTGGCCGATGAAGTTCTTCGACGGAAAGGAGAAGAGCCTGCTGCGGGCGGCCACCCGCGACCTCCTTCCGCGAAGCATCGTGGAGCGCAAGAAGAGCGCGTATCCGATCAGTCACGACCCTCGCTACGATGCCGCGTTGCGCGCCGAGTTCGAGAAGCTGGCCGCCGACTCCAACGCGCCGGTCCATTCCCTCATCGACCACGGCGGCGTACGGCGGCAGGACGGGGACGGCTGGCCGTACCGTATCGGTCTGGAATTCGTGGTGCAGCTCAACAGCTGGCTGGAGAATCACGAATTGAAGCTCTGA
- a CDS encoding ParB/RepB/Spo0J family partition protein, protein MTAESALRASLAAPGPGAVRQGRAVTVPISELDLSCPLRSGGQDPEHVRTLAELDAALLPPILVHHPTMRVLDGAHRVRAELLRGGTHIRVELIEGTEEECFVLAVRSNVGHGLPLSLADRKAAAARILRAYPQWSDRSVGGVTGLSPKTVGAVRRRSAEEDPRLNGGGRLGRDGRTYPTSVAEGRLYASKLIGERPHTPLREIASRAGISLGTAQDVRKRLENGQDPVPAPRGGVRRVAGSGGDGVGVGATGCTGGHGSGADGPGNCGPGGDGPGNCGPGGDGPGRCGPGGDGPGGDIGDRRTGPDLPYPSLPERLRPLKQDPALRSTDMGRALLRLLSSHEIPVTHWQALVDGVPPHRARAVADIAGQCARIWQEFAREMAGRASEG, encoded by the coding sequence ATGACCGCCGAGTCAGCCTTACGGGCGTCACTGGCCGCCCCCGGACCCGGTGCCGTACGACAAGGCCGAGCCGTCACCGTGCCGATCAGCGAGCTGGACCTCTCCTGCCCGCTGCGCAGCGGCGGACAGGATCCGGAACACGTCAGGACGCTCGCCGAGCTGGACGCCGCACTGCTGCCGCCCATCCTGGTGCACCACCCGACGATGCGTGTCCTCGACGGGGCGCACCGGGTGCGGGCCGAGCTGCTGCGCGGCGGTACGCACATCCGCGTGGAGCTGATCGAGGGCACGGAGGAGGAGTGCTTCGTCCTGGCGGTCCGCTCGAACGTCGGTCACGGCCTCCCGCTGTCCCTGGCCGACCGCAAGGCGGCGGCCGCCCGCATCCTGCGCGCCTATCCGCAGTGGTCGGACCGGTCGGTCGGCGGGGTGACGGGGCTGTCCCCGAAGACGGTGGGCGCCGTCCGGCGCCGTTCAGCCGAGGAAGATCCTCGGCTGAACGGCGGGGGCCGGCTGGGCCGGGACGGCCGTACGTACCCCACCAGCGTCGCCGAAGGGCGGCTGTACGCCAGCAAGCTGATCGGCGAGCGGCCGCACACGCCGCTGCGGGAGATCGCCAGCCGAGCGGGGATCTCCCTGGGCACCGCCCAGGACGTGCGCAAGCGCCTGGAAAACGGGCAGGACCCGGTACCGGCGCCGCGGGGCGGAGTACGGCGGGTGGCCGGTTCCGGTGGGGACGGGGTCGGGGTCGGTGCCACCGGTTGTACCGGTGGCCATGGGTCTGGTGCTGACGGTCCCGGAAATTGTGGCCCCGGTGGTGACGGTCCCGGAAATTGTGGTCCCGGTGGTGACGGTCCCGGAAGATGTGGGCCCGGTGGTGACGGTCCTGGTGGTGACATCGGTGACCGCCGTACCGGTCCGGACCTGCCGTACCCGTCGTTGCCCGAGCGGCTGCGCCCGCTGAAACAGGACCCCGCGCTGCGCTCCACCGATATGGGACGCGCGTTGCTGCGTCTGCTCAGCTCCCATGAAATCCCGGTGACCCATTGGCAAGCCCTCGTTGACGGTGTTCCGCCGCACCGCGCGAGGGCGGTGGCCGACATAGCAGGCCAGTGCGCGCGCATATGGCAGGAGTTCGCCCGGGAAATGGCCGGGCGGGCATCGGAAGGCTGA
- the epsC gene encoding serine O-acetyltransferase EpsC, protein MLEDIETTLARDPSITSRAEAVFHSTLPALWIHRVAHRLYRRRHRIAARVLTSCARVLTGIEIHPGARIGRRLFIDHGTGVVIGETAVLGDDVTIYQQVTLGAVGWWRDKLRPSGDRRHPRVGDRVTLGVNATVLGPLSIGDDALIGAHALVLGDVAAGGRVMGEPTVARPRKKADLRTDSA, encoded by the coding sequence ATGCTTGAGGACATCGAGACGACGCTGGCCCGCGACCCCTCGATCACCTCCCGGGCGGAAGCGGTGTTCCACTCCACGCTGCCCGCGCTGTGGATCCACCGCGTCGCGCACCGCCTGTACCGCCGGCGCCACCGGATAGCCGCCCGCGTACTGACCAGCTGCGCGCGGGTGCTGACCGGCATCGAGATCCACCCGGGCGCGCGGATCGGCCGCCGGCTGTTCATCGACCACGGCACCGGCGTGGTGATCGGCGAAACCGCGGTCCTGGGGGACGACGTCACCATCTACCAGCAGGTGACCCTGGGGGCGGTGGGATGGTGGCGGGACAAGCTGCGGCCGAGCGGCGACCGGCGCCACCCCCGGGTCGGCGACCGGGTCACGCTCGGCGTGAACGCGACCGTCCTCGGCCCGCTGTCCATCGGCGACGACGCCCTCATCGGCGCCCACGCGCTGGTGCTCGGCGACGTGGCGGCGGGGGGCCGCGTCATGGGCGAGCCCACCGTCGCCCGCCCCCGGAAGAAGGCGGACCTCCGGACCGACAGCGCCTGA
- a CDS encoding TetR/AcrR family transcriptional regulator: MSPRGVATPDVSERLFAAAERIVERDGPGALTSRAVTTEAGCAKGLLHAHFAGFDEFVAELCLNRFARTAAKARALSGLVGEGTVARNLEAVTLALFASGGPSLSGLAMARPTATLRIREALEGGAPGFDAIQEAVTGYLKAEQRLGRVAGTVDPEAVALAVVGAAHHLLMTGRPGAPDPRPSMSRLVKALVGD; this comes from the coding sequence ATGTCACCGCGCGGAGTGGCGACGCCGGACGTGAGCGAGCGGCTGTTCGCGGCCGCCGAGCGCATCGTGGAACGGGACGGCCCCGGCGCGCTCACCAGCCGGGCCGTCACCACGGAGGCGGGCTGCGCCAAAGGGCTGCTACACGCGCATTTCGCGGGGTTCGACGAGTTCGTGGCCGAACTGTGCCTCAACCGCTTCGCGCGTACGGCGGCGAAGGCGCGGGCCCTGTCGGGACTCGTCGGCGAGGGCACGGTGGCCCGGAACCTCGAAGCCGTCACGCTCGCGCTGTTCGCGTCCGGCGGCCCGTCCCTGTCCGGCCTCGCCATGGCCCGCCCCACCGCCACGCTGCGCATACGCGAGGCCCTGGAAGGCGGAGCCCCCGGATTCGACGCCATCCAGGAGGCCGTCACCGGCTACCTCAAGGCCGAACAGCGTCTCGGCCGCGTGGCGGGAACCGTCGATCCCGAAGCCGTGGCACTCGCCGTCGTCGGCGCTGCCCACCACCTCCTGATGACCGGCCGGCCGGGCGCGCCCGACCCGCGGCCCTCGATGTCACGGCTGGTGAAGGCGTTGGTCGGGGACTGA
- a CDS encoding PLP-dependent cysteine synthase family protein translates to MATQPPQIDLSVTEPLEAAVDETTALARYPGLREFRATLGGTPLVEVPGPPGGAKIMAKYEFRNPSGSAKDRPAYSMLCRAINAHTDEDGPLKVVDCSGGNMARALTGLNAVTGIPVRAVMPDSVPQSLLTHLTERGTAIDLVPASEFPLAIMQRASEIAAEDPSWTLLAQHRNMANVAAHQFFTGREIVGQLDGVRPAAVVGAVGSGGMIAGVARALRGIAPGLSVIGVTPAELPYGTPGPPNAEPKFAGAGGLTYGMRQPFVEKLIPEFESAQVSHREALTAMYDFWKETGTRIGSSAGASWLIAREKAKNLGPDETVVTVFADAGSKEDWERAESMGN, encoded by the coding sequence ATGGCGACACAACCGCCGCAGATCGACCTCTCCGTAACCGAGCCGCTGGAGGCGGCAGTCGACGAGACCACCGCGCTGGCCCGGTATCCGGGACTGCGGGAATTCCGGGCCACCCTGGGCGGCACCCCGCTCGTCGAAGTGCCCGGGCCGCCCGGCGGGGCGAAGATCATGGCCAAGTACGAATTCCGCAACCCGTCCGGCTCCGCCAAGGACCGCCCCGCGTATTCGATGCTCTGCCGCGCCATCAACGCGCACACGGACGAGGACGGCCCGCTGAAGGTCGTGGACTGCTCGGGCGGCAACATGGCCCGCGCGCTGACCGGGCTCAACGCGGTCACCGGAATTCCCGTACGGGCCGTGATGCCGGATTCCGTACCGCAGAGCCTGCTGACCCACCTGACCGAGCGGGGAACCGCCATCGACCTGGTGCCGGCGTCCGAATTCCCGCTCGCCATCATGCAGCGGGCCTCGGAGATCGCCGCGGAGGACCCGAGCTGGACGCTGCTGGCCCAGCACCGGAACATGGCGAATGTCGCCGCGCACCAGTTCTTCACCGGCCGGGAGATCGTGGGCCAGCTCGACGGTGTACGCCCCGCCGCCGTGGTCGGCGCGGTGGGGAGCGGCGGCATGATCGCCGGTGTGGCGCGGGCGCTGCGGGGTATCGCCCCCGGGCTTTCCGTCATCGGCGTGACACCGGCCGAACTGCCTTACGGGACGCCCGGACCGCCCAACGCCGAACCGAAATTCGCCGGGGCCGGCGGATTGACGTACGGCATGCGCCAGCCGTTCGTGGAGAAACTGATCCCGGAATTCGAGAGTGCCCAGGTCTCGCACCGCGAAGCGCTCACGGCGATGTACGACTTCTGGAAGGAGACCGGTACCAGGATCGGTTCGTCGGCCGGTGCGAGCTGGCTGATCGCGCGCGAGAAGGCGAAGAACCTCGGCCCCGACGAGACCGTGGTCACGGTTTTCGCGGACGCCGGGTCGAAGGAGGACTGGGAGAGGGCAGAAAGCATGGGGAACTGA
- a CDS encoding roadblock/LC7 domain-containing protein: MVSDVHTQAHALQGGQHTDLSWLLTGLVNRVPHATSALLLSSDGLVKAAHGFDPDSADHLAALSSGLYSLARSAGVRFGNGDDVLQVVVELETTFLFVSTAGSGACLAVLAGRDADVAVLGYEMGMLVKSVRPYLATPVRQQARAGGR; the protein is encoded by the coding sequence ATGGTGAGTGACGTGCACACGCAGGCACATGCCCTGCAGGGAGGCCAGCACACCGACCTGTCCTGGCTGCTGACCGGACTCGTCAACCGCGTACCGCATGCGACCAGCGCGCTTCTGCTGTCCTCCGACGGCCTGGTCAAGGCGGCGCACGGCTTCGACCCGGACAGCGCCGACCACCTGGCCGCCCTCTCCTCCGGGCTGTACTCCCTCGCCCGCAGCGCCGGGGTGCGCTTCGGCAACGGGGACGACGTGCTCCAGGTCGTCGTCGAGCTGGAGACCACGTTCCTGTTCGTCTCCACGGCCGGGTCCGGCGCGTGCCTGGCCGTGCTGGCCGGCCGGGACGCCGATGTCGCCGTCCTCGGCTACGAGATGGGGATGCTGGTCAAGAGCGTGCGGCCGTACCTCGCGACGCCGGTGCGGCAGCAGGCCCGCGCGGGCGGTCGCTGA